The following proteins come from a genomic window of Stegostoma tigrinum isolate sSteTig4 chromosome 30, sSteTig4.hap1, whole genome shotgun sequence:
- the borcs8 gene encoding BLOC-1-related complex subunit 8 isoform X3, with translation MEDQEMYLKVKKVTDKFTESMYFLANEPSLALYRLQEHVRRSLPELVQHKTDMQGVEEQCQGAIYTVEYACSAVKSMSNSGAYFKNIEGLLRHAISIKDQMSSLQSRSSVVTQAVPEPPSFSSS, from the exons ATGGAGGATCAGGAGATGTACCTGAAAGTTAAGAAAG TTACAGATAAATTCACCGAAAGTATGTACTTCTTGGCCAATGAACCATCATTGGCTCTGTACCGATTGCAGGAGCATGTGCGAAGATCCCTCCCAGAGCTGGTGCAGCACAAG ACAGACATGCAAGGAGTGGAAGAGCAGTGCCAAGGTGCGATCTATACTGTTGAATATGCCTGCAG TGCTGTGAAAAGCATGTCCAACAGTGGGGCTTACTTCAAGAACATTGAGGGTCTACTCCGACACGCTATCAGTATCAAGGACCAGATGAGCTCTCTACAGAGCCGCAG TTCCGTTGTTACACAGGCAGTTCCTGAACCTCCCTCCTTCTCTTCTTCCTGA
- the borcs8 gene encoding BLOC-1-related complex subunit 8 isoform X2: MEDQEMYLKVKKVTDKFTESMYFLANEPSLALYRLQEHVRRSLPELVQHKTDMQGVEEQCQGAIYTVEYACSAVKSMSNSGAYFKNIEGLLRHAISIKDQMSSLQSRSFSDVSVCYSSVVTQAVPEPPSFSSS, from the exons ATGGAGGATCAGGAGATGTACCTGAAAGTTAAGAAAG TTACAGATAAATTCACCGAAAGTATGTACTTCTTGGCCAATGAACCATCATTGGCTCTGTACCGATTGCAGGAGCATGTGCGAAGATCCCTCCCAGAGCTGGTGCAGCACAAG ACAGACATGCAAGGAGTGGAAGAGCAGTGCCAAGGTGCGATCTATACTGTTGAATATGCCTGCAG TGCTGTGAAAAGCATGTCCAACAGTGGGGCTTACTTCAAGAACATTGAGGGTCTACTCCGACACGCTATCAGTATCAAGGACCAGATGAGCTCTCTACAGAGCCGCAG CTTTAGTGATGTGAGTGTCTGTTACAGTTCCGTTGTTACACAGGCAGTTCCTGAACCTCCCTCCTTCTCTTCTTCCTGA